A genomic region of Pontibaca methylaminivorans contains the following coding sequences:
- a CDS encoding branched-chain amino acid ABC transporter permease: MASIRSLLRRLNGPQTLGNSAWFWGFTLVLIIIAVMLPNFVSRYQVITASSFFISAILALSLCLIWGYCGILSLGQASFYCIGGYAFGIIGINTIDAHGNTWLAILGGIAVPAGAAMILGLMMFYRRLHGVYVAILTLVVSLLLGLFMRQTADPAWHIGKAALGGMNGLKPLAPGDPQIPTITLGAGSLVAEFDGRQTSFYWLCLAVLVLVFLGLRLLVNSSFGYVMQACREDLERAETFGYDVRRVQLVVFCLSGGIAGLAGTLYTAWGTYIHPDGFSVAPNILVVIWVAVGGRKDMMSVIISTIALCWLSLQLASYGEISLFVLGLILVVAMLVAREGVVMTIGGWLGRWLAVPRRRGITTDIRKVTGE; this comes from the coding sequence ATGGCGTCCATCCGGTCTCTTCTTCGCCGCCTGAACGGCCCGCAGACGCTGGGAAACAGCGCCTGGTTCTGGGGGTTCACCCTGGTACTGATCATCATCGCGGTAATGTTGCCGAATTTCGTCTCCCGGTATCAGGTCATCACCGCCAGCAGCTTCTTCATATCGGCGATTCTCGCGCTCAGCCTGTGCCTGATCTGGGGCTATTGCGGGATCCTCAGCCTGGGCCAGGCGTCGTTCTACTGCATCGGCGGTTACGCGTTCGGCATCATCGGGATCAATACCATTGACGCCCACGGCAATACCTGGCTGGCGATCCTCGGCGGAATCGCGGTGCCGGCCGGGGCCGCAATGATCCTTGGCCTGATGATGTTCTACCGCCGGCTGCACGGGGTCTATGTGGCGATCCTGACGCTGGTCGTCTCGCTGCTGCTTGGCCTGTTCATGCGGCAGACCGCCGATCCGGCCTGGCATATCGGCAAGGCCGCGCTCGGCGGAATGAACGGGCTGAAACCGCTCGCGCCGGGTGATCCGCAGATTCCGACCATCACGCTGGGCGCCGGGTCCCTCGTCGCTGAATTCGACGGCCGCCAGACCTCGTTCTACTGGCTGTGCCTGGCGGTGCTGGTGCTGGTTTTCCTCGGCCTGCGCCTTCTGGTGAATTCCAGCTTCGGCTACGTGATGCAGGCCTGCCGCGAGGATCTCGAACGGGCCGAGACCTTCGGCTACGACGTGCGCCGCGTGCAACTCGTGGTGTTCTGTCTCTCGGGCGGAATCGCGGGCCTCGCAGGCACGCTCTATACCGCCTGGGGCACTTATATCCACCCCGACGGTTTCAGCGTGGCCCCGAACATCCTCGTGGTGATCTGGGTCGCGGTCGGCGGGCGCAAGGATATGATGTCGGTCATCATCTCGACCATCGCGCTTTGCTGGCTGTCGCTGCAACTGGCCAGCTACGGCGAGATTTCCCTGTTCGTCCTCGGCCTCATCCTCGTGGTCGCCATGCTGGTGGCGCGCGAAGGCGTGGTCATGACCATTGGCGGGTGGCTCGGCCGCTGGCTGGCCGTGCCGCGCCGGCGGGGCATCACCACGGATATCAGGAAGGTAACCGGCGAATGA
- a CDS encoding ABC transporter permease subunit yields MDILGQITSYGYQYFDNAAFLALATLGLVLIYGMMGVINMAHGELMMIGAYVATYSFHAGVPVPIAVLMAGIVAGGAGALIEILIVRHFYNQLLSSLVVTWGLSLMASQGMLLLMGPSTLNMPTPLGSFTIGGFTFGTYRMVMVAVAIALILGIWLLFRYTGFGKRAQATMENDRMAAALGINTRRIYTSTFAFGSALGGIAGGMFAMTAAVSPFFGQGYTAVAFITVVLGGSANALGGLLASVGYLSTAQTLLSNMFNQYIGYVALFGAAFIALLLMPAGFSAAIERRRQRKMQR; encoded by the coding sequence ATGGATATCCTGGGCCAGATCACGAGCTACGGTTATCAGTATTTCGACAACGCCGCTTTCCTGGCACTGGCAACGCTGGGTCTCGTGCTGATCTACGGCATGATGGGCGTCATCAACATGGCGCATGGCGAACTGATGATGATCGGCGCCTATGTGGCGACCTATTCCTTTCACGCCGGGGTGCCGGTGCCGATTGCGGTGCTGATGGCCGGAATTGTCGCGGGCGGGGCCGGCGCACTGATCGAGATCCTGATCGTCCGGCATTTCTACAACCAGTTGCTGTCGTCGCTCGTGGTGACATGGGGGCTCAGCCTGATGGCCAGTCAGGGGATGCTGCTGCTGATGGGCCCGTCCACGCTCAACATGCCGACCCCGCTCGGTTCCTTCACCATCGGCGGTTTCACCTTCGGCACCTACCGCATGGTGATGGTGGCGGTCGCCATCGCCCTGATCCTGGGGATCTGGCTTCTGTTCCGCTATACGGGGTTCGGCAAGCGCGCCCAGGCCACGATGGAGAACGATCGCATGGCGGCGGCGCTCGGCATCAACACGAGGCGCATCTACACATCGACCTTCGCGTTCGGTTCGGCGCTCGGCGGCATCGCGGGGGGCATGTTCGCCATGACCGCGGCCGTCTCTCCCTTCTTCGGGCAGGGCTATACCGCGGTTGCCTTCATCACCGTGGTCCTGGGCGGCAGCGCCAACGCGCTCGGCGGACTTCTGGCCAGTGTCGGCTACCTGTCGACGGCCCAGACGCTGCTGTCCAACATGTTCAACCAGTATATCGGCTATGTCGCCCTGTTCGGCGCCGCATTCATCGCCCTTCTCCTGATGCCTGCCGGCTTCTCCGCCGCCATCGAGCGGCGTCGCCAGCGCAAGATGCAAAGGTAA